The Pseudalkalibacillus hwajinpoensis DNA window ATCAGGAGTAGCCAATGATCATCCCGCAATTGAAAAAGGAATTGCTTTTCTTAAACGCACTCAGTCGAAGGATGGCGGGTGGGGAGAATCTTGTCAAAGTTATGAGAAGAAGCGTTTTATTTCACTCTCACATAGTACACTTTCACAGACAGCATGGGCGGTGGATGCGCTGACAGTCTGTCAACATCAAGGTGACGTGTTGAAACGCGGTGTTGAGTACCTATTGAAGGATTCGTTCACAAAAGAGGAGCGAACTTACCCTACTGGTGCTGGTTTACCGGGGAGCTTCTATATTTACTATCACAGCTATGAAATAATCTGGCCCCTCCTTGCACTAGTCCACTATCGAAAATTAAGTGAAGCGACATGAAAAAGAGTGCGCCATGCGCACTCCTTCTATTCTTATAGGCTTTTGATACCGCTTTTCTCAATTTCCTTCACGGTTATTTCTCCTGTTCCACGTGGAATTTTAACAGTGTGAATGGTCCTGGCTTCAAGGGCTTTGGCAATGGCGTTCGTTGCATCGGTAGGATCAATTTGATCGCCGCATGTATACACATCTACAGAGGCATAGCCATGTTCAGGAAAACTGTGGATCGTGAGATGAGACTCTGCGATAATAACGGCACCACTTATACCCTGGGGCTCAAAAGGATGAAAAACGACGTCCCGAATTTCTGCACCTGCTTCAAGAGCAGCGGTTGCGAATGTTTCTTCTATATAAGTAAGGTCGTTTAGCTTTTCTTTATTGCAATTCCACATTTCAGCAATGATATGATGACCTAAGGTTTCGATGGTAAGATCCTCCCTTTATACTGCTTCCTATAGTGTTGATTACAGGAAATTGATTTATACAGGGTTCTCCCCTTCACAGGGAGTTGTTAAACAGGAATTTTGGATTTTACACTGAATGAATTAAGAGAAAGTACATGTCTTGACTCAATTAGTTTAAAAGTTTAAACTAAAGAACAAACAGAGGGGATCAAAGGAGATAGCGCTATGGAACGTTTACCTGAACTCGTCCAACATCATAAAGATTATTTTTACAGTGGCCAAACAAAATCGTTTGAATTTCGGAAAAAGCAGCTTAAAACACTACGAAATGCCATTAAAGAATACGAACCAGAAGTCATCCAAGCTCTTAAAGATGACCTGCACAAATCGGAGTGGGAAGCTTACACGACAGAAATTGGTTTTCTGCTTGAAGAAATCAAGTTTACCTTAAAGCATTTAATAGAATGGATGAATCCTGAGAAGGTAAAATCACCGGTAACTCACCTTGGATCAAAAAGCCTGATCCATCAAGAACCATACGGCGTATCGTTAATTATAGCGCCATGGAACTATCCGTTCCAGCTACAGCTTGCTCCTCTTATTGGAGCGATTGCAGCTGGTAATTGTGCTGTTCTAAAGCCATCCGAGCTTACTCCGGCAGTATCCGCTGTTATCGGGAAGATGATCAGAGAAATTTATCCGCATAAATACATTTCTGTCGTTGAAGGAGGGGTTGAGACGAGTACAGAATTGCTAAAACAGGCGTTTGATCATATCTTTTTTACCGGAAGTGTGCCAGTTGGCAAGATTGTAATGGAGGCGGCAGCAAAACAGTTAATTCCTGTTACGCTCGAGCTTGGTGGAAAAAGTCCTGCTATTGTGGATAAAGACGCAAACCTTAAACTAGCTGCAAAAAGGATTCTATGGGGTAAATTCACGAATGCAGGACAAACCTGTATTGCGCCGGACTACTTGTATGTTCATAGTGATGTGAAAAAGGTGTTGCTTCTTCACATGCAGGAAGCCCTTCAGGAATTTTATGGGGAAGATCCATTAACAAGTGAAGTGTATGCTCATCTCGTAAGTGACAGACATTTTGACCGTCTGAAAGGGTTTCTTTCTAACGGGGATGTGTTAATTGGAGGCCAGCATAAAGCGGATGATCGGGTAATTACACCAACAATTATGGAGAACATTTCCTGGGATGATCCTGTCATGCAGGAGGAAATTTTCGGGCCAATTCTCCCCGTTCTTGAATTTACGGATCTTAATAAAGTTATTGAAGAAGTGCGCAACCAACCAAAGCCCCTTGCGCTCTATTTCTTCTCAGAGTCGGAACAGAAACAGGATAAAATCACATCTTCACTCTCATTTGGGGGGGGATGTATGAACGATACACTGATGCATATCGTTTCTCCTTACCTTCCATTTGGCGGAGTGGGATCAAGCGGTACAGGTAGCTATCATGGAAAAGCAAGCTTTGAAGCTTTCTCTCATCAAAAAAGCATTGTTAAACAAACGACGAAATTTGATTTTTCATTCCGTTATCCATCAGCTAAAAATGGTTTGAAAATGATCAAACGAATCATGGGTTAAGAAGAGGGCATTCCCTTCCTTTTTTCTTTAGTCTTGTAAAAGGTCATGATATGATAACGGAAAAGCAGTATTAAACGACTGTTTCGTATAGGAGGAAGTAACGATGAATAAAGGTGTTATCAGTCTGGGAGAGGCATTAATTGACTTCATTCCTCTTGATCATCATAATCTGACCTATCAGAAAAGCCCCGGAGGCGCCCCCGCAAATGTTTCAGTGGGACTAGCTCGTCTAGGTGTGAAATCTACATTTCTTGGTAAAGTAGGCGATGATGTTCTAGGGCGTTTTCTTCAAGAGACATTGCAGAACTATGGTGTTGACGTATCGACAATGATCCTTACGGAGTCAGCAAGAACTGGAGTTGTCTTTGTTACTAATGCTAAGAATGGAGAGCGTAGTTTCGATTTTTACATAAATCCAAGTGCGGATCGCTTTTTGAATGCAGAGGAAATAAGTGATGATGTTTTTGCACGTCATCGTATCCTTCATTTCGGTTCGATCTCAATGATCAGTGAGCCTTCTCGTAGTGCAACAAAGAAGGCCGTTGAAACAGCTAGAAAGAATGGCATGCTCGTTTCATATGATCCTAACTTACGTCTTGGGCTATGGGAAAGTGAAGTGCGTGCGAAAGAAACGATTGTTTCCATGCTTTCTGAAGCTGATATTCTGAAGCTTTCTGAAGAGGAGCTTACCTTCATTACAGGTGAAGAAAATATCGAAGCGGGTATTAAAAAGCTTTCTCATTATAAAATCCCAGTGATTTTTATTACAATGGGCGAAGAAGGAAGTCTTGTTTTCACACCGGAATATTCGCTTCGAGTGCCGGCTATGAAAGTGAAAGCTGTTGATACAACGGGTGCTGGAGATGCTTTTGTTTCGGGGATTCTTCATGGATTTAATGAATATGAGGGAAAGCTATCTGAGTTAACAAGAGAAAAGCTTGAGAGAATGACAAGGTTCGCCAGTGTTTCCGGTGCATTAGCAGCAGCTACAAAAGGCGCGATGACGGCATTGCCAACAAGGTCAGAAGTAGAAGATATCCTACTGAAAGATTCTAAGTAAAACGAACATCCCGCTCATAGCGGGGTGTTTTTTGGTATTTAAATAGAAGGGCAAACTAGATTGAATCAAAGTGGTACGATACAATAAAATGGGTTTTTAAATCTTACGGAGGTGTTTTTCATGAACCAGGATTTTTTGCTAGACTTACTGTCAACCCCATCACCATCAGGTGCAGAGATGGAAATTCAGCACAAATGGATGGATTACGTGACGGAGTTTGCTGATGAAATGAGAACAGACAATGCGGGAAATGCAATTGGTATCGTTAATCCAGATGCTGAATTCAAAGTTCTTCTAGCTGGTCACTGTGATGAAATTGGATTTATGGTAAGGCACATTGATCAAAATGGTTTTATTCGCGTTGAAAAGCTTGGCGGTATTAGTCAAAAGCCGGCCATTGGCATGAAGGTGACAATTCTTGGTACGTACGGTAAATTAACAGGTGTTTTTGGCGTTAATGCTGAGCATCATGGTGGCGCAAAAGAGTTTAAATTCGAGGATCTTTACATAGATTGTGGCGCTAACACAAAAGAAGAAATCGAAAAATATGTTCAAATCGGTGATCTAGCTGTGTATAAGCGTGATGTCGAGTTTCTGTTGAATGATAGGATTAGCGGAAGAGGTCTCGACAATCGAACAGGTTCGTTTATTGTAGCAGAGGTGCTTCGTGAAGTTGCGAAGCGGAATCCGAAGGTTGGGGTCTATGCGGTTAGCACGGTAAATGAAGAAACGAATATGGGCGGTGCGTATTTTGTAGGTGCTGGTATTCAACCTACGATGGCAATTGCTTGTGATGTAACGTTTTCTTCAGATTATCCAGGAGTTGATTCAAGCAAACATACAGAAGTAGACCTTGGAGGAGGTCCTGTATTAGCTAAGGGTGCTCCGATTAATATAAAGATCAATCAGCTTCTTGAAAAAGCCGCGAAGAAACTTGACCTTGTCTTACAGTATGAGTTGACGCCGCGGATGACAGGAACGGATGCTGATAAGCTTCGTTTGACGGGACATGGGGTGCCTATTTCGCTTGTATCGTTACCACTTCGGTACATGCATGCTCCAGTCGAAACAGTGAGCTTGAAAGACATGCAAGAAGAAATCGATTTGCTTGTTGAAATGATTGCAAATTTAACAGGTGAAGAAAGTGTTAATCCGTTAAGTAAATAATAATATTGACAAAATTGTGACAATGGTGCTAAACTGACAGAGTGAAAAAAACGGTGAAGGGGAGTGTGTGCTATGAAACGTGTAATGAAAGGTTTAACTCAATTAACTTCATGTACTCATAGTCGCACTCGCCAGAAATGATAGTCTTATGATTTCATAAGAATTCGGCATGCGTCTGACGTGTGCCCTGTTCTATGTCTAAAGAAGTAACGAGACATAACCGCACGCGGTTATGTCTTTTTTTAATGGAGTTTAAAGAAATGTCATGGATTCTAGGGAATGATGAAAATGGAGTTAGAATCGGATCCATAGGCTGTATTTACTATATGATAGCGATTGGAGTGATATTATTGTTCGCAATTTTACGAAAGTTAAGCTGGTTTTTTAAGGAGCATTGGAAACGCTACGGCATTGCCATTTTTCTGTTAATCCTTGGAGGATTGCTTGAAGTGATTCCACCAAAGCTCATTGGAATGGCGATTGATGAAATTAACATTGGTAGTCTAACGTGGGAAGGTTTAAGAAATTATTTATTCTTTTATGGCGGTTTATTGATCGTTGTTTATCTAGTTAATTATGTATGGATGTATCAGCTTTTTGGTGGAGCTTTTCTTGTTGAAAGAACCCTGCGGTCGAAATTTATGAAGCACCTTCTCAAGATGACCCCTTCGTTTTATGAGAAAAATCGTACGGGTGATTTAATGGCAAGGGCGACAAATGATCTCAAAGCCGTCTCGATGACAGCGGGCTTCGGAATATTGACGCTCGTGGACTCAACGATTTTCATGGTGATTATTCTTGTCACGATGGGTGTGTTAATTAGCTGGCAGCTAACACTTGCAGCTATTTTACCTCTACCACTAATGGCGCTTGCAATGAATAAATACGGAAAAATCATTCACAGGCGCTTTACTGCCGCGCAGGATTCCTTTGGTCATATGAATGATCAGGTTCTGGAATCCATTGCAGGGGTAAGGGTAACACGGGCTTATGTCCAGGAACGGGCAGACCAGCAGAAGTTCCAGAACCTTACAGAAGATGTTTACAAAAAGAACATAGATGTTGCAAAGATTGACGTTCTGTTTGAACCGACGATCAAGGTTCTTGTTGGTATCAGTTACTTAATTGGTCTCGGATATGGGGCTTATCTCGTTTTTCATAAAGTACTCACGCTTGGAGAGCTTGTTTCATTCAACGTCTATCTCGGGATGCTGATCTGGCCGATGATCGCGGTTGGTGAGCTAATCAATGTTATGCAGCGAGGGAATGCATCGCTTGACCGTGTGATGGAAACATTGTCGCATGAGGAAGATGTCAAAGAACACAAAAAGCCAACGCTTCTCGAATCACCAGGTACAATCAAGTTTGAACACGTGAGCTTCACTTACCCCTCCTCATCTGTTAAAAACTTATCGGATGTATCGTTTACATTAAAGAAGGGGCAGACGCTTGGGATCGTAGGACGGACTGGAAGTGGTAAAACCACATTGCTGAAACAGCTGTTACGGGAGTATCCGGTAGGAGAAGGAAACATTCGTTTTTCAGGGGTTCCGATTCAAGAAGTATCACTTGGCACCCTGCAAAGCTGGATTGGCTATGTTCCGCAGGATCAAATGCTTTTCTCGAGATCAGTGCGTGAGAACCTCTTATTTGGAAAAAGTGAAGGAACGGATCAGGATGTCGATCGCGTATTACGCTTAGCTGATTTTAAGAAAGATATTCATGTGCTTCCTGATGGCCTGGAAACGCTTGTAGGCGAAAAGGGAGTTGCGCTTTCAGGAGGACAAAAGCAGCGCGTCTCGATTGCAAGGGCGCTAATGATAGATCCTGAGATTTTGATCCTCGATGACGCGATGTCGGCTGTGGATGGAAAAACAGAAGCTCAGATCATTTCAAACATTCGTAGTGAGCGTGCTGGAAAAACAACGTTTATTGCTACACACCGCCTGTCTGGCGTTCAGCATGCAGATAGGATTGTTGTCCTTGATGATGGGAAGATCACTGAAGAAGGCACCCATGAAGAATTGCTTACAACAAATGGATGGTATAAAGAACAGTATGATCGGCAGCAGCTTGAAGATTCGCTGAAGGAGGTGCTGTAAATGAATCGACATGTAGGAAAGCGTTTAGTGCAATATGCACTCTATTTGAAGAAAAGCATCATTATCGCACTTCTTTTACTGACAGTGGCTGTTGCAGCAGAGCTCTCTGGCCCGTTTATCGCAAAGCGGATGATTGATGTGCACATTCTCGGGATTGAATATCCTTGGTATGAAGCTGATCAAGGAGAGGACGCCGTT harbors:
- the speD gene encoding adenosylmethionine decarboxylase → METLGHHIIAEMWNCNKEKLNDLTYIEETFATAALEAGAEIRDVVFHPFEPQGISGAVIIAESHLTIHSFPEHGYASVDVYTCGDQIDPTDATNAIAKALEARTIHTVKIPRGTGEITVKEIEKSGIKSL
- a CDS encoding aldehyde dehydrogenase, yielding MERLPELVQHHKDYFYSGQTKSFEFRKKQLKTLRNAIKEYEPEVIQALKDDLHKSEWEAYTTEIGFLLEEIKFTLKHLIEWMNPEKVKSPVTHLGSKSLIHQEPYGVSLIIAPWNYPFQLQLAPLIGAIAAGNCAVLKPSELTPAVSAVIGKMIREIYPHKYISVVEGGVETSTELLKQAFDHIFFTGSVPVGKIVMEAAAKQLIPVTLELGGKSPAIVDKDANLKLAAKRILWGKFTNAGQTCIAPDYLYVHSDVKKVLLLHMQEALQEFYGEDPLTSEVYAHLVSDRHFDRLKGFLSNGDVLIGGQHKADDRVITPTIMENISWDDPVMQEEIFGPILPVLEFTDLNKVIEEVRNQPKPLALYFFSESEQKQDKITSSLSFGGGCMNDTLMHIVSPYLPFGGVGSSGTGSYHGKASFEAFSHQKSIVKQTTKFDFSFRYPSAKNGLKMIKRIMG
- a CDS encoding aminoimidazole riboside kinase; translation: MNKGVISLGEALIDFIPLDHHNLTYQKSPGGAPANVSVGLARLGVKSTFLGKVGDDVLGRFLQETLQNYGVDVSTMILTESARTGVVFVTNAKNGERSFDFYINPSADRFLNAEEISDDVFARHRILHFGSISMISEPSRSATKKAVETARKNGMLVSYDPNLRLGLWESEVRAKETIVSMLSEADILKLSEEELTFITGEENIEAGIKKLSHYKIPVIFITMGEEGSLVFTPEYSLRVPAMKVKAVDTTGAGDAFVSGILHGFNEYEGKLSELTREKLERMTRFASVSGALAAATKGAMTALPTRSEVEDILLKDSK
- a CDS encoding M20/M25/M40 family metallo-hydrolase, translated to MNQDFLLDLLSTPSPSGAEMEIQHKWMDYVTEFADEMRTDNAGNAIGIVNPDAEFKVLLAGHCDEIGFMVRHIDQNGFIRVEKLGGISQKPAIGMKVTILGTYGKLTGVFGVNAEHHGGAKEFKFEDLYIDCGANTKEEIEKYVQIGDLAVYKRDVEFLLNDRISGRGLDNRTGSFIVAEVLREVAKRNPKVGVYAVSTVNEETNMGGAYFVGAGIQPTMAIACDVTFSSDYPGVDSSKHTEVDLGGGPVLAKGAPINIKINQLLEKAAKKLDLVLQYELTPRMTGTDADKLRLTGHGVPISLVSLPLRYMHAPVETVSLKDMQEEIDLLVEMIANLTGEESVNPLSK
- a CDS encoding ABC transporter ATP-binding protein is translated as MFAILRKLSWFFKEHWKRYGIAIFLLILGGLLEVIPPKLIGMAIDEINIGSLTWEGLRNYLFFYGGLLIVVYLVNYVWMYQLFGGAFLVERTLRSKFMKHLLKMTPSFYEKNRTGDLMARATNDLKAVSMTAGFGILTLVDSTIFMVIILVTMGVLISWQLTLAAILPLPLMALAMNKYGKIIHRRFTAAQDSFGHMNDQVLESIAGVRVTRAYVQERADQQKFQNLTEDVYKKNIDVAKIDVLFEPTIKVLVGISYLIGLGYGAYLVFHKVLTLGELVSFNVYLGMLIWPMIAVGELINVMQRGNASLDRVMETLSHEEDVKEHKKPTLLESPGTIKFEHVSFTYPSSSVKNLSDVSFTLKKGQTLGIVGRTGSGKTTLLKQLLREYPVGEGNIRFSGVPIQEVSLGTLQSWIGYVPQDQMLFSRSVRENLLFGKSEGTDQDVDRVLRLADFKKDIHVLPDGLETLVGEKGVALSGGQKQRVSIARALMIDPEILILDDAMSAVDGKTEAQIISNIRSERAGKTTFIATHRLSGVQHADRIVVLDDGKITEEGTHEELLTTNGWYKEQYDRQQLEDSLKEVL